A region of Streptomyces deccanensis DNA encodes the following proteins:
- a CDS encoding SDR family NAD(P)-dependent oxidoreductase — translation MVNVDGIPSSRERYVPAGWPGMWGKRVVVTGGTRGLGEGVVRLLLAEGAEVATCARRTAGLTALSDSLTAEDRARLFTDALDVTEPGRLEDFVTAAAKRFVPSGRTRGLDGLVACVGGSRGGDAFEQADGADWAATWELNVGHATRLVRAALPHLRASGGGSVVLIGSVSGWKPGPPAQYGVAKSALIQLAATLARELGPDQIRVNTVSPGSMLIPGRRWDRMRREDPRAYEAFVGAELPTGAPVTPHEVARTVVFLLSDWATGVSGAHLPVDRAQNAPSPDGY, via the coding sequence ATGGTGAACGTCGACGGGATCCCGTCCTCGCGGGAGCGGTACGTCCCCGCCGGGTGGCCCGGTATGTGGGGCAAAAGGGTGGTGGTCACCGGGGGCACCCGGGGGCTGGGCGAGGGCGTCGTACGGCTCCTGCTCGCCGAGGGGGCCGAGGTGGCGACCTGTGCTCGCCGGACGGCGGGACTGACGGCATTGAGCGACTCCTTGACGGCGGAGGACCGGGCCAGGCTGTTCACCGACGCGCTCGACGTCACCGAGCCCGGACGGCTGGAGGACTTCGTCACTGCTGCGGCGAAACGTTTCGTCCCGTCGGGCCGCACGCGCGGTCTCGACGGGCTCGTCGCGTGTGTCGGCGGTTCCCGGGGCGGCGACGCGTTCGAGCAGGCGGACGGCGCCGACTGGGCGGCCACCTGGGAACTCAACGTCGGGCACGCCACCCGTCTCGTCCGCGCCGCGCTGCCGCACCTGCGCGCGTCCGGCGGCGGTTCGGTCGTGCTGATCGGCTCGGTCTCGGGCTGGAAGCCGGGCCCGCCCGCCCAGTACGGGGTCGCGAAGAGCGCCCTGATCCAGCTGGCCGCCACCCTGGCCCGCGAGTTGGGCCCCGACCAGATCCGCGTCAACACCGTCTCGCCCGGTTCGATGCTGATCCCGGGCCGCCGCTGGGACCGCATGCGCCGGGAGGATCCCCGGGCGTACGAGGCGTTCGTCGGGGCGGAGCTGCCGACCGGTGCGCCCGTCACCCCGCACGAGGTGGCCCGCACGGTGGTGTTCCTGCTCTCCGACTGGGCGACCGGCGTCTCCGGCGCCCACCTGCCGGTGGACCGGGCCCAGAACGCGCCCTCGCCGGACGGCTACTGA
- the mraY gene encoding phospho-N-acetylmuramoyl-pentapeptide-transferase: protein MNQILYAGAIGLFLTLIGTPLLIKLLARKGYGQFIRDDGPRGHAGKRGTPTMGGIAFILATLVAYAATKVITGESPTYPGFLVLFLMAGMGVVGFLDDYIKIVKRRSLGLRAGAKMAGQLIVGIVFALLAIRFADDRGQTPASLKVSFVTDFGWTIGPVLFVVWALFMILAMSNGVNLTDGLDGLATGASVMVFGGYTFIGLWQFQNSCANALELTDPASCIEVRDPLDLAVVAAALMGACFGFLWWNTSPAKIFMGDTGSLALGGALAGLAICSRTELLLAVLGGLFVLITMSVVIQVGSFKLTGKRVFRMAPLQHHFELKGWSEVLVVVRFWTIQGICVIAGLGLFYAGWAAS from the coding sequence ATGAACCAGATCCTGTACGCCGGAGCCATCGGTCTGTTCCTGACGCTGATCGGCACACCGCTGCTGATCAAGCTGCTGGCCCGAAAGGGGTACGGCCAGTTCATCCGCGACGACGGCCCGCGCGGCCACGCCGGCAAGCGCGGTACGCCCACCATGGGCGGCATCGCCTTCATCCTGGCCACGCTGGTCGCCTACGCCGCGACCAAGGTCATCACCGGTGAGAGCCCGACCTACCCCGGTTTCCTGGTGCTGTTCCTCATGGCGGGCATGGGTGTGGTCGGGTTCCTGGACGACTACATCAAGATCGTGAAGCGGCGGTCGCTCGGGCTGCGGGCCGGAGCCAAGATGGCCGGCCAGCTGATCGTCGGCATCGTGTTCGCGCTGCTCGCCATCCGGTTCGCGGACGACCGGGGCCAGACGCCGGCCTCCCTGAAGGTGTCGTTCGTCACCGACTTCGGCTGGACCATCGGTCCGGTGCTGTTCGTCGTATGGGCCCTGTTCATGATCCTGGCCATGTCGAACGGGGTGAACCTGACCGACGGTCTGGACGGGCTCGCCACCGGCGCGTCGGTCATGGTCTTCGGCGGTTACACCTTCATCGGCCTGTGGCAGTTCCAGAACTCGTGCGCCAACGCCCTCGAACTCACCGACCCCGCCTCCTGCATAGAGGTGCGCGACCCGCTCGACCTCGCCGTCGTCGCGGCCGCGCTGATGGGCGCCTGCTTCGGGTTCCTCTGGTGGAACACCTCGCCGGCCAAGATCTTCATGGGTGACACCGGGTCCCTGGCCCTCGGCGGTGCCCTCGCCGGCCTCGCCATCTGCTCGCGCACCGAACTGCTCCTCGCCGTCCTCGGCGGGCTGTTCGTCCTGATCACCATGTCGGTGGTCATCCAGGTCGGCTCGTTCAAGCTGACCGGAAAGCGCGTCTTCCGGATGGCCCCGCTCCAGCACCATTTCGAACTCAAGGGCTGGTCCGAGGTCCTGGTCGTGGTCCGCTTCTGGACCATCCAGGGCATCTGCGTGATCGCCGGCCTGGGGCTGTTCTACGCGGGCTGGGCGGCGAGCTGA
- a CDS encoding helix-turn-helix domain-containing protein yields the protein MVLGKRLRQLRERAGVSFDDAARAIEVTALTVRRMEKAEVGLRIPYVKELLRTYGVSSTEIEDFLSLAREANQPGWWHKFRDVLPEWFSAYVSLESEAAVIRLYEPQYVPGLLQTHDYAAALIRVGFPNASPEEVERHVALRLRRQDLLVKPEAPAIWAILDETVLRRPVGGPEVMREQIDRLVEATERPKVRIQIMRFAAGPHPGAYGPFHYFRFGFSELPDIVYTEGLAGAQYVDQPADVVTYLEVLDRMSVQAEPVARTRDILAALRKEL from the coding sequence ATGGTCCTCGGCAAACGGCTCCGCCAGCTCCGGGAGCGGGCCGGGGTCTCGTTCGACGACGCGGCCCGCGCCATCGAGGTCACCGCCCTGACGGTCCGCCGTATGGAGAAGGCCGAGGTCGGCCTCCGCATCCCCTACGTGAAGGAGTTGCTGCGCACCTACGGGGTCTCCAGTACCGAGATCGAGGACTTCCTCTCCCTCGCCCGCGAGGCCAACCAGCCCGGCTGGTGGCACAAGTTCCGCGACGTGCTGCCCGAGTGGTTCAGCGCGTACGTGAGCCTGGAGAGCGAAGCCGCCGTCATCCGGCTCTACGAACCCCAGTACGTACCAGGCCTGTTGCAGACCCACGACTACGCGGCCGCCCTCATCCGGGTCGGCTTCCCCAACGCGAGCCCCGAGGAGGTCGAACGGCATGTCGCCCTGCGCCTGAGACGCCAGGACCTGCTGGTCAAACCCGAGGCGCCCGCCATCTGGGCCATCCTCGACGAGACCGTGCTGCGCCGCCCCGTGGGCGGACCCGAGGTGATGCGGGAGCAGATCGACCGGCTCGTCGAGGCGACGGAACGGCCCAAGGTCAGGATCCAGATCATGCGGTTCGCGGCCGGGCCCCACCCCGGGGCGTACGGCCCCTTCCACTACTTCCGGTTCGGGTTCTCCGAACTCCCCGACATCGTCTACACCGAGGGTCTCGCGGGCGCCCAGTACGTCGACCAGCCCGCGGACGTCGTGACCTATCTGGAGGTCCTGGACCGGATGTCCGTGCAGGCGGAACCGGTGGCTCGGACCAGGGACATCCTGGCGGCACTACGCAAGGAGTTGTGA
- a CDS encoding PP2C family protein-serine/threonine phosphatase, translating to MTRTWTVRSVTDAARARIATARLATAHGVSPTDRARLVSVLSAQLRQCLTKGGAWQLTARAVTARPGGCRFLVEVTSANRRPGEFRQPWRLTVACSEEVRLPDSEYVPGDPTTLAEALFGADEDAALLLEKLDEQEALVAFHREELHQTNQGVLALHAELDAAGRAQRELFAAEQKARREAENARGRLTLLADASAALTASLNPDAIVRLLPSLLVPRYARSADVWLFDGEGEVTGGGPRPAAAVVAARRGRPQYAADHPGELPGVDDHPPSALDPTRPLLCVPLVTRGAPLGVLTLSPPDDERWDADDVFMLIELARRAGVALENARRFEHNRDIAETLQRALLTELPTTPGLRLAARYLPATRGLNIGGDWYDAFRQPDGSLITVIGDVTGHGLRAAVMMSQLRTALRAYAVDGKTPGQLLTHLHLFLHHLQPDLYATAVIARFHPHEPTLTWAAAGHPPPVLRSPDGSVRILDAKPGAMLGIPLHQEIADHTVPLPPGSTLALYTDGLVERRALGIDPGIEQLATALGGLPSRTLDDDLQESADQLLAPLLDEEHEDDVCLLLCHVHSAAGRATAHLN from the coding sequence ATGACCCGTACCTGGACCGTCCGTTCCGTCACCGACGCCGCCCGGGCGCGAATCGCCACCGCTCGGCTGGCCACCGCGCACGGGGTGTCGCCGACCGACCGGGCGCGGCTGGTGTCCGTGCTCTCGGCGCAGCTGCGGCAGTGCCTGACCAAGGGCGGCGCGTGGCAGCTGACGGCGCGGGCCGTCACGGCGCGGCCCGGTGGCTGCCGGTTCCTGGTCGAGGTGACGTCGGCCAACCGGCGGCCGGGCGAGTTCCGGCAGCCGTGGCGGCTGACGGTCGCCTGCTCGGAGGAGGTGCGGCTGCCGGACAGCGAGTATGTGCCCGGTGACCCGACGACGCTCGCGGAGGCCCTGTTCGGAGCCGACGAGGACGCGGCGCTGCTGCTGGAGAAGCTCGACGAGCAGGAGGCGCTGGTCGCGTTCCACCGCGAGGAGCTGCACCAGACCAACCAGGGTGTCCTCGCCCTGCACGCCGAGCTGGACGCGGCCGGGCGCGCGCAGCGCGAGCTGTTCGCCGCCGAGCAGAAGGCCCGCAGGGAGGCCGAGAACGCGCGCGGCCGGCTCACCCTCCTCGCCGACGCCAGCGCCGCGCTCACCGCGTCGCTCAACCCGGACGCGATCGTGCGGCTGCTGCCGTCCCTGCTGGTGCCCCGGTACGCCCGCAGCGCCGACGTCTGGCTGTTCGACGGGGAGGGCGAGGTGACCGGGGGCGGCCCGCGTCCTGCGGCGGCCGTCGTCGCGGCGCGCCGCGGGCGTCCCCAGTACGCGGCCGACCATCCCGGCGAGCTGCCCGGGGTCGACGACCACCCGCCGTCGGCGCTCGACCCGACCCGGCCGCTGCTGTGCGTGCCCCTGGTGACCCGGGGCGCGCCGCTGGGCGTGCTGACGCTGTCACCGCCCGACGACGAGCGGTGGGACGCCGACGACGTCTTCATGCTGATCGAGCTGGCCCGACGGGCGGGTGTCGCGCTGGAGAACGCCCGGCGTTTCGAGCACAACCGCGACATCGCCGAGACCCTGCAACGGGCCCTGCTCACCGAGCTGCCCACCACACCGGGGCTGCGGCTGGCCGCGCGTTATCTGCCGGCGACGCGGGGCCTGAACATCGGCGGCGACTGGTACGACGCCTTCCGGCAGCCCGACGGCAGTCTGATCACCGTGATCGGTGACGTCACCGGCCACGGTCTGCGCGCGGCGGTGATGATGAGCCAGCTGCGGACCGCGCTGCGCGCGTACGCGGTCGACGGCAAGACCCCGGGCCAGCTCCTCACCCATCTCCATCTGTTCCTGCACCATCTGCAGCCCGACCTCTACGCCACGGCCGTCATCGCCCGGTTCCATCCGCACGAACCCACGCTCACCTGGGCCGCCGCCGGCCATCCGCCGCCGGTGCTGCGCTCGCCCGACGGAAGTGTGCGGATCCTGGACGCCAAGCCCGGCGCGATGCTCGGCATCCCGCTGCACCAGGAGATCGCCGACCACACCGTGCCGCTGCCGCCGGGGTCCACCCTGGCGCTCTACACGGACGGGCTGGTGGAGCGGCGTGCCCTGGGCATCGACCCGGGCATCGAACAGCTGGCCACAGCGCTCGGCGGGCTCCCGTCGCGGACCCTGGACGACGACCTCCAGGAGTCCGCCGACCAGTTGCTCGCCCCCCTGCTGGACGAGGAGCACGAGGACGACGTCTGCCTGCTGCTCTGCCATGTGCACAGTGCCGCGGGGCGCGCCACGGCACACCTCAACTGA
- a CDS encoding MFS transporter gives MDTTQSSAGDDTAPEDDTAPDDDPAAPAREGWRRWAMDTRPLRRPAYRRLWSSTIVTAVGSQLTAVAVPKQIYDITGSSAWVGYASLAGLLPLVVFALWGGAVADTVDRRTLLLVTNTGIAVTSVLFWVQAVTGLESVWTLMALLALQQAFFGLNSPARNASVARLVPAEELPAAAALGSTVMQLGLVAGPLLAGALIPVIGLAELYLIDALALCVTLWAVHRLPSLPPLDDTTKKRAGLREVLAGFRYIALHKVLLLSFLADIIAMVLGMPRALFPQLAATTYAPYGEGLALGLLFAAIPIGAVVGGLLSGTFSRSHRHGLMVLAAVMVWGAAITGFGLSTSLWFAVVFLVAAGVADMVSMVFRGAILLSAATDEMRGRMQGVFTVVVAGGPRLADVLHGTAGAAFGTRTAVAGGGLLVMAAVLLLATVTPALRRYRI, from the coding sequence GTGGACACCACCCAGAGCAGCGCCGGCGACGACACCGCACCGGAGGACGACACCGCACCGGACGACGACCCGGCGGCGCCGGCCCGCGAGGGCTGGCGCCGCTGGGCGATGGACACCCGCCCGCTGCGCCGCCCGGCCTACCGGCGCCTGTGGTCCTCGACCATCGTCACCGCCGTCGGCAGCCAGCTCACCGCCGTCGCCGTCCCCAAACAGATCTACGACATCACCGGCTCCTCCGCCTGGGTCGGCTACGCGAGCCTCGCCGGCCTGCTGCCCTTGGTCGTCTTCGCGCTCTGGGGCGGCGCTGTCGCCGACACCGTCGACCGCCGCACGCTGCTGCTCGTCACCAACACCGGCATCGCCGTCACCTCGGTGCTGTTCTGGGTGCAGGCCGTCACCGGCCTCGAGTCCGTGTGGACGCTGATGGCCCTGCTCGCCCTCCAACAGGCGTTCTTCGGCCTCAACTCACCGGCCCGCAACGCCTCCGTGGCCCGGCTCGTCCCCGCCGAGGAACTGCCGGCGGCCGCCGCGCTCGGCTCGACCGTGATGCAACTCGGCCTGGTGGCCGGACCGTTGCTCGCCGGCGCCCTCATCCCGGTGATCGGCCTTGCCGAGCTGTATCTCATCGACGCGCTGGCCCTCTGCGTCACCCTCTGGGCCGTACACCGGCTGCCCTCTCTGCCACCCCTGGACGACACCACGAAGAAGCGGGCCGGCCTGCGGGAGGTGCTCGCGGGCTTCCGCTACATCGCCCTGCACAAGGTGCTGCTGCTGTCCTTCCTCGCCGACATCATCGCGATGGTCCTGGGCATGCCCCGCGCCCTCTTCCCGCAGCTGGCCGCCACCACGTACGCGCCGTACGGCGAAGGTCTGGCCCTCGGCCTGCTGTTCGCCGCGATTCCCATCGGGGCCGTCGTCGGCGGCCTGCTGTCGGGCACCTTCTCCCGCTCCCACCGGCACGGGCTGATGGTCCTCGCGGCCGTCATGGTCTGGGGCGCGGCCATCACGGGCTTCGGGCTGAGCACCAGCCTGTGGTTCGCCGTGGTGTTCCTCGTCGCCGCCGGAGTCGCCGACATGGTCTCGATGGTCTTCCGCGGAGCCATCCTGCTCTCCGCCGCGACCGACGAGATGCGCGGCCGGATGCAGGGCGTGTTCACCGTGGTCGTGGCCGGCGGGCCCCGCCTCGCCGACGTCCTGCACGGCACGGCCGGCGCCGCCTTCGGCACCCGTACGGCCGTCGCCGGCGGCGGTCTGCTGGTCATGGCCGCCGTGCTGCTCCTGGCGACGGTCACACCGGCACTGCGCCGCTACCGGATCTGA
- a CDS encoding DUF397 domain-containing protein: protein MARTPDGSVHSGMPAPELGAEGWRKPWSGTNGGSCVEAKRLPDGRVAFRQSTDPEGPALVYSREEMVAFLEGAKSGQADFLIA from the coding sequence ATGGCAAGGACACCCGACGGCTCCGTCCACAGCGGCATGCCCGCTCCCGAACTCGGCGCGGAGGGCTGGCGCAAGCCGTGGAGCGGTACGAACGGCGGTTCCTGTGTGGAGGCCAAGCGGCTGCCCGACGGCCGGGTCGCGTTCCGGCAGTCCACCGATCCGGAGGGGCCGGCGCTCGTGTACTCGCGGGAGGAGATGGTGGCGTTCCTGGAGGGCGCCAAGTCCGGCCAGGCCGACTTCCTGATCGCCTGA
- a CDS encoding DUF6624 domain-containing protein, which produces MEPTSEPAPGTGPPRERVLAAELIRRAEDVRRLAREARSAPTAGARDRIAACHAGNGDALRAIVARHGWPTAEAVGEPASTAALTLLLHSPDLGFQLTCRDLIAEAVADGRCPAVHHAYIADHCAVALNQPQFYGTRIDPGTLFPYPIRHPESVDERRHDVGLGPLTDHLRAVRLDLGASGGL; this is translated from the coding sequence ATGGAACCCACGTCGGAACCCGCGCCCGGCACCGGGCCGCCCCGCGAGCGGGTGCTCGCCGCCGAGCTGATCCGCCGTGCCGAGGACGTACGGCGGCTGGCCCGGGAGGCCCGGTCCGCGCCCACCGCCGGGGCCCGGGACCGTATCGCCGCGTGCCACGCCGGCAACGGCGACGCGCTGCGGGCGATCGTCGCCCGCCACGGCTGGCCCACCGCCGAGGCGGTCGGCGAACCCGCCTCGACGGCGGCCCTCACGCTCCTGCTGCACTCCCCCGACCTCGGCTTCCAGCTCACCTGCCGCGATCTGATCGCCGAGGCCGTTGCGGACGGGCGCTGCCCGGCGGTGCACCACGCCTACATCGCCGACCACTGCGCCGTCGCCCTGAACCAGCCCCAGTTCTACGGCACCCGCATCGACCCCGGCACCCTCTTCCCGTACCCCATCCGCCACCCCGAGTCCGTCGACGAACGCCGCCACGACGTGGGCCTCGGCCCCCTGACCGACCACCTGCGAGCGGTGCGCCTCGACCTGGGGGCGAGCGGAGGACTGTGA
- a CDS encoding LysE/ArgO family amino acid transporter — MTALAAGFGTGLSLIVAIGAQNAFVLRQGLHRDAVLPVVAICALSDAVLIALGVAGVGAVVVAWPGALTAVALVGGGFLLVYGALAARRALRPGDDALRAESGSAGSRRRAVLTCLALTWLNPHVYLDTVFLLGSIASDRGPLRWTFGLGAGLASLCWFAALGFGARLLSRFLARPSAWRVLDGLVAATMLILGGMLIAGA; from the coding sequence ATGACAGCCCTCGCGGCCGGCTTCGGCACCGGCCTCTCCCTCATCGTCGCCATCGGAGCCCAGAACGCCTTCGTCCTCCGCCAAGGCCTGCACCGCGACGCCGTGCTCCCGGTCGTCGCCATCTGCGCCCTCTCCGACGCGGTGCTGATCGCCCTCGGCGTGGCCGGCGTAGGCGCGGTGGTCGTCGCCTGGCCCGGCGCGCTGACGGCGGTCGCCCTGGTCGGCGGCGGCTTCCTCCTGGTCTACGGCGCCCTGGCCGCCCGCCGTGCCCTGCGGCCGGGCGACGACGCGTTGCGCGCGGAGAGCGGGTCGGCCGGCTCACGACGCCGGGCCGTCCTCACCTGTCTGGCGCTGACCTGGCTCAACCCGCACGTCTATCTGGACACCGTGTTCCTGCTCGGCTCCATCGCCTCCGACCGCGGCCCCCTGCGGTGGACCTTCGGCCTCGGCGCCGGTCTCGCCAGCCTCTGTTGGTTCGCCGCCCTGGGCTTCGGCGCCCGGTTGCTCAGCCGCTTCCTGGCCCGCCCGTCGGCCTGGCGGGTCCTCGACGGCCTGGTCGCGGCGACCATGCTCATCCTCGGCGGGATGCTGATCGCCGGAGCCTGA
- a CDS encoding SAM-dependent methyltransferase, giving the protein MADGHPTPDQEALSKIDTTVPHSARIWNYWMGGKDNYEVDREAGDAYREIAPNIETMARASRVYLIRTVTFVARERGIRQFLDIGTGLPTYDNTHQVAQKVAPESRIVYVDNDPLVLRHAQALLTSTPEGVTDYVDADLHDPDTILEAAGKVLDFDKPVALMLMGILGHIQDYEEAKEIVRRLQAALPSGSYFVHYDSTDTDAELKRAQDGYDDTGAVPYVLRSPRQLHAYYEGLELLEPGIVSCPLWRPEPGIAPEPTDVYGGVAYKA; this is encoded by the coding sequence ATGGCAGACGGCCACCCCACTCCCGATCAGGAAGCCCTGTCGAAGATCGACACCACGGTGCCGCACTCGGCCCGTATCTGGAACTACTGGATGGGCGGCAAGGACAACTACGAGGTCGACCGTGAGGCGGGCGACGCCTACCGCGAGATCGCCCCCAACATCGAGACGATGGCCCGCGCCTCCCGCGTCTACCTCATCCGCACGGTCACCTTCGTGGCCCGCGAGCGCGGGATCCGCCAGTTCCTCGACATCGGCACCGGCCTCCCGACCTACGACAACACCCATCAGGTCGCCCAGAAGGTCGCCCCCGAGTCCCGCATCGTCTACGTCGACAACGACCCGCTCGTCCTGCGGCACGCGCAGGCGCTGCTCACCAGCACCCCCGAAGGGGTCACCGACTACGTCGACGCCGATCTGCACGACCCGGACACCATCCTCGAGGCCGCCGGCAAGGTCCTCGACTTCGACAAGCCGGTGGCGCTGATGCTGATGGGCATCCTCGGCCACATCCAGGACTACGAGGAGGCCAAGGAGATCGTCCGCCGCCTCCAGGCCGCCCTGCCGTCCGGCAGCTACTTCGTCCACTACGACAGCACGGACACCGACGCCGAACTCAAGCGCGCCCAGGACGGCTACGACGACACCGGGGCCGTCCCCTACGTCCTGCGCAGCCCCCGCCAGCTCCACGCCTACTACGAGGGCCTGGAGCTGCTGGAGCCCGGCATCGTCTCCTGCCCGCTGTGGCGTCCGGAACCGGGCATCGCTCCGGAGCCGACGGACGTGTACGGGGGGGTGGCCTACAAGGCGTAG
- a CDS encoding GNAT family N-acetyltransferase: protein MPDLRTERLLLRDWRESDLAPWAAMNADPEVRAHFPGVLTREQSDTSVARFQADLDRRGWGWWALEVRSTGRFVGFAGLDPVEDDMPFSGVEAGWRLARTAWGHGYATEAGRAVLDFGFEQLRLPEILAVTMAGNVRSQAVMRRLGMTRNPSEDFEDRTMPEGSPRRGVVFRVTPDQLAAQPA, encoded by the coding sequence ATGCCCGATCTACGAACCGAACGCCTCCTCCTGCGCGACTGGCGGGAGTCGGACCTGGCGCCCTGGGCGGCCATGAACGCCGACCCGGAAGTCCGCGCACACTTCCCTGGGGTCCTCACCCGGGAGCAGAGTGACACGTCAGTCGCCCGCTTCCAGGCCGACCTCGACCGGCGGGGCTGGGGGTGGTGGGCCCTGGAGGTGCGGTCCACCGGGCGGTTCGTCGGTTTCGCCGGGCTGGATCCGGTGGAGGACGACATGCCGTTCTCCGGGGTGGAGGCCGGCTGGCGGCTCGCGCGTACGGCGTGGGGCCACGGCTACGCGACCGAGGCCGGGCGGGCCGTCCTGGACTTCGGCTTCGAGCAGCTCCGGCTCCCCGAGATCCTCGCGGTGACCATGGCCGGCAACGTGCGCTCCCAGGCCGTGATGCGCCGCCTCGGCATGACCCGGAACCCGAGTGAGGACTTCGAGGACCGGACCATGCCGGAGGGGTCACCGCGCCGCGGCGTGGTGTTCCGGGTGACGCCCGATCAGCTCGCCGCCCAGCCCGCGTAG
- a CDS encoding aldo/keto reductase: MQYVKLGSTGLDVSRICVGCMSFGLPDRGTHEWTLDEEASRPLIRQALDAGINFFDTANVYSDGTSEEIVGRALAEFARREEVVVATKVNGAMHQGPNAWGLSRKAIMTEIDNSLRRLGTDYVDLYQIHRFDPHTPVEETMEALHDVVKAGKARYLGASSMYAWQFAKMQHTARLHGWTRFVSMQNHYNLLYREEEREMLPLCEDQSVATLPWSPLARGRLTRDWDTVTARTETDNFGKTLYQEGDREIVDAVTRIAGERGVPRAQVALAWLLSRPTVTAPIVGATKPHHLADAVASLDVTLTEKETEELERPYTPRAISGH, from the coding sequence ATGCAGTACGTGAAGCTCGGCTCGACGGGTCTGGACGTGTCCCGGATCTGTGTGGGATGCATGAGTTTCGGCCTCCCCGACCGAGGCACGCACGAATGGACCCTGGACGAGGAGGCGTCACGCCCGCTGATCCGGCAGGCGCTGGACGCGGGGATCAACTTCTTCGACACCGCGAACGTCTACTCCGACGGCACCAGCGAGGAGATCGTCGGCCGCGCGCTCGCGGAGTTCGCGCGGCGCGAGGAGGTCGTCGTCGCGACCAAGGTGAACGGCGCCATGCACCAGGGCCCCAACGCCTGGGGTCTCTCCCGCAAGGCGATCATGACGGAGATCGACAACAGCCTGCGGCGCCTCGGCACCGATTACGTGGACCTCTACCAGATCCACCGCTTCGACCCCCACACCCCGGTCGAGGAGACGATGGAGGCCCTGCACGACGTGGTGAAGGCGGGCAAGGCCCGTTATCTCGGGGCGAGTTCGATGTACGCCTGGCAGTTCGCGAAGATGCAGCACACCGCCCGGCTGCACGGCTGGACCCGTTTCGTGTCCATGCAGAACCACTACAACCTCCTCTACCGCGAGGAGGAGCGCGAGATGCTCCCGCTGTGCGAGGACCAGAGCGTGGCCACGCTGCCCTGGAGCCCGCTCGCGCGCGGGCGCCTCACCCGGGACTGGGACACCGTCACCGCGCGCACCGAGACCGACAACTTCGGCAAGACCCTCTACCAGGAGGGCGACCGGGAGATCGTCGACGCCGTCACCCGGATCGCCGGTGAGCGCGGGGTGCCCCGGGCGCAGGTCGCCCTGGCCTGGCTGCTGAGCCGGCCCACGGTCACCGCCCCCATCGTCGGCGCCACCAAGCCCCACCACCTCGCCGACGCCGTGGCCTCTCTGGACGTCACCCTGACGGAGAAGGAGACCGAGGAACTGGAGCGGCCCTACACCCCGCGCGCGATCAGCGGCCACTGA
- a CDS encoding ATP-binding protein gives MISVERSRLFRMAVPAHPSCAAGVRRTVAAHLARWELSAIVDDAVLATDELFANAVRHASADPADTIAVVLEHSGCELRVTLADPSPVPPRPRTVTPSAESGRGLSIVSALADDWGTEPPEPGDTGKRVWFSLAVREPV, from the coding sequence TTGATCTCCGTCGAGAGGTCCCGCCTCTTCCGGATGGCGGTACCCGCGCACCCGTCGTGCGCCGCCGGTGTACGGCGCACGGTGGCGGCGCACCTCGCCCGCTGGGAGCTCTCCGCGATCGTCGACGACGCGGTCCTCGCCACCGACGAGCTCTTCGCCAACGCGGTCCGGCACGCGAGCGCCGATCCCGCCGACACGATCGCCGTGGTCCTCGAGCACTCCGGGTGCGAACTGCGCGTCACGCTCGCCGACCCCTCGCCCGTGCCGCCCCGGCCCCGCACGGTGACCCCGTCCGCCGAGTCCGGGCGGGGGCTGTCCATCGTCTCCGCGCTGGCCGACGACTGGGGCACCGAGCCGCCGGAGCCGGGTGACACGGGCAAGAGGGTGTGGTTCTCGCTCGCCGTGCGGGAGCCGGTATGA
- a CDS encoding MarR family winged helix-turn-helix transcriptional regulator: MTGPADFDRQVLDAVENLVPLWFSAVEEVTPRLSPRQILALRAVRGVPELNLTGLAERLGVGLPTASRLCDRLEAADLLRRCARLDDRREVRLVVTERGHRFLADVTEHLSVRLGDALAALPPAERARVEQVLRTLGGSLS, from the coding sequence ATGACCGGCCCCGCCGACTTCGACCGGCAGGTTCTCGACGCGGTGGAGAACCTGGTGCCGCTCTGGTTCTCGGCAGTGGAGGAGGTCACCCCCAGACTGTCCCCGAGACAGATACTGGCGCTCCGTGCTGTGCGCGGGGTGCCAGAGCTGAACCTGACGGGTCTGGCGGAGCGGCTCGGCGTCGGTCTGCCCACCGCCAGCCGGCTCTGTGACCGTCTCGAAGCGGCCGACCTGCTGCGGCGGTGCGCCCGCCTCGACGACCGGCGTGAGGTCCGCCTGGTGGTGACGGAGCGTGGACACCGGTTCCTCGCGGATGTCACCGAACACCTGTCGGTACGGCTCGGCGACGCCCTGGCGGCTCTGCCGCCGGCGGAACGCGCACGGGTGGAACAGGTGTTGCGGACCCTGGGCGGAAGCCTCAGTTGA